One window of Anaerolineales bacterium genomic DNA carries:
- a CDS encoding class I SAM-dependent methyltransferase — METIRGKTSLDMDLDQLRARIANHNRIILDLGTGDGKFAFNLADNFPGHFVIGVDSCRENLREHSRASLPNLLYVIASAQSLPHELTGLVSQVTINFPWGSLLDSLLNDDARLMLGLESILGSGARLEVRLNGGALSEAGWTLEDGAERVRENLSRAGWLIRKSETMDSTSLRNFPSTWAKRLAFGRDPHAMMLKCARL, encoded by the coding sequence ATGGAAACGATTCGGGGCAAAACGTCCCTTGATATGGATTTGGATCAATTACGCGCGCGGATCGCGAATCACAACCGCATCATCCTGGACCTGGGAACGGGCGATGGCAAATTTGCCTTTAATCTCGCTGATAATTTTCCCGGCCACTTCGTCATCGGCGTGGACTCGTGCCGCGAGAACCTGCGTGAGCATTCACGCGCGAGTCTGCCGAACCTGCTTTACGTCATTGCCAGCGCGCAATCCCTGCCGCATGAGTTGACCGGGCTGGTCTCGCAGGTCACCATCAATTTTCCATGGGGCAGCCTGCTGGACAGTTTATTGAATGACGATGCCAGGCTTATGCTCGGGCTTGAATCCATTTTGGGTTCGGGTGCCCGGCTCGAGGTCCGCTTGAACGGAGGCGCTTTATCCGAAGCAGGCTGGACTCTCGAAGACGGCGCGGAGCGGGTGCGCGAGAATTTGAGTCGGGCAGGCTGGCTCATCAGGAAATCCGAAACGATGGATTCAACATCCCTGCGCAATTTCCCCAGCACATGGGCAAAACGACTCGCCTTTGGGCGCGACCCTCACGCGATGATGCTGAAATGCGCGCGCCTATAA
- a CDS encoding CoA-binding protein encodes MNNEQLREILLSAKTIASVGLSSSDEKESYHIAAYLQEQGYRIIPVNPTAKEILGEKAYASLSEIPDKVDIVQLFRKSEDVPPYVDEAIRIGAKVVWMQVGIENEQAAAKARAAGLQVVMNACLRITHRTLIGPKPVSL; translated from the coding sequence ATGAACAATGAACAGTTGAGGGAAATCCTTTTATCTGCAAAGACGATCGCAAGCGTGGGGCTGTCATCCAGCGATGAAAAGGAAAGTTATCACATCGCCGCTTATCTGCAGGAGCAGGGCTATCGCATCATTCCTGTCAACCCGACAGCGAAGGAGATCCTCGGCGAAAAGGCGTATGCGAGTCTTTCCGAGATTCCCGATAAGGTGGATATCGTCCAGTTGTTCCGCAAATCGGAGGATGTGCCGCCGTATGTGGACGAGGCGATCCGCATCGGCGCGAAGGTCGTCTGGATGCAGGTGGGAATCGAGAACGAGCAAGCCGCGGCGAAAGCGCGCGCCGCGGGCTTGCAGGTTGTGATGAACGCCTGTCTGCGCATCACGCATCGGACCTTGATCGGTCCAAAGCCGGTCAGTTTATAG